The following are from one region of the Pirellulaceae bacterium genome:
- a CDS encoding alpha-2-macroglobulin, with product MMPQLVAEDGDKDNDPLWNAVLEALAQGQPKTAIERLAPIAARAQATGDVAEKIVVLATRVNLESTTNESAPDTRLKRLRAEIDSAEAAMRPMLELIQATWMWEFFQENRGRFAGRTGVADSHSPQADDADAAAVPGPDDDLTTWDLPRILKAVDGQFARALREAEQLKQTPVEQYKLLLTKGSVPAKYRPSMYDAVVHHALEFYSAAEQAGSRSIHAFDLLVDSPVFAPLEEFLAWQPEAVDRRAPLLVAVKLHQELLKFHSADEDLTAQLEADFARLQFANNHAQGGDKAARYDAALRHFQIAASDHPLWAQAQAKRAQLAQDAGQSAAAHQLASEALDRFPTTVGGNQCYNLIQEIEAREAQVTTERVWNDPWPTIDVRYRNVTKVYFRMLPLNFQEFVTSHRWQPENLNDDDYRRLLNAKPIKAWSADLPATADYKLHVHSLPVPKDMPLGAYYLLSSHNEDFSDADNQVCVTEVWVSKLSLVVQNKQDDGKIGGYVLEAGSGLPIAGATIQAWQHEPRNGKRIALTPIKTDRDGRFEFPVDERGPVWLWAEHGRDRLSSTNMHSNFGRQHGSPLVQQTVFFTDRAIYRPGQTIRFKGICYSFQHENDKYETLSGQDMTVALLDANHQPVEQLQLRSNDYGSFSGSFTAPRDRLTGMMTIQVVSGSPGQAAVRVEEYKRPKFEVELSPPTAAPKLNQQVTVAGKATAYTGASTLGASVQWRVVRQVRYPGWWYWRMWWLPPSRGESQEIARGSAVTDDNGEFQLQFVAKPDASVAEDSQATFQYVVHADVTDGTGETRSTERTVNVGFIALSANLSVDDWQTTAGPVELTIKTTDLDGQNQVAAGRIKIHALQQPDQVARPSLMPPWRGHTGRRGPVPVGSDERPKEDLSNPASWPLGDVAFEADFQTDATGLQKLSTELGAGMYRAILTTQDRFGKPVTAELPLEVLDVNAPRYAARIPHRLSIEKSSVQPGQTLRAVWGSGYQSARALIEIEHRGKMIRSYWTDANRTQSIIELPITEAMRGGVTLHVTFVKQNRAYLETRKIDVPWSNKQLKITWERFVSKLGPAQRETWTAVIQGPDAEKAVAEMVATLYDASLDAFAPHAWMSGFGVFRQDYSHLVREFANHAKLLQTFRYDWNIAYKDIDWRYSVLDIPGSSAGPGGGRLDRTMPMLGHGGISMRAMSAAPEAMADSSQAGIIMQKSGGVASSDANSQAYGEEQAAAGTGGDLPKVSLDGISVRTNLNETAFFFPHIVSAGDGVVRLEFTMPEALTRWRFLGFAHDQQLRGGLLSDSAVTSKDLMIQPNAPRFLREGDEVEVTVKVTNMSPTRQTGSAGLNFNDPQTGNSLDAQLGNATASQEFDIPAGGTQALAWRIRVPDGLSLITYRALASSGRLSDGEEGYLPVLSRRVLITESLPLPIRGAQTKQFQFRRLLDSGNSNTLQHQSLTVQMASNPAWYAVMSLPYLMTYPHQCSEQIFNRLYANSLAGHIAASDPKIERVFEQWRRSDALDSPLTKNQDLKSTMLEESPWVQQAQSESQSRRNVGVLFDRNRLSDETQRALTELADRQLADGRWAWFPDGPPSDYITLYITTGFGRLRHLGVAIDSTAAIRSLTALDNWLDQQHRLALDAMQRKKDTPNPPAGAKAVDQPGNFLNYTIAMYLYGRSFFLPEHPIAAEHQVALRFWLDQAERYWLQIGSLQSQAHVALALKRFGKGDAAQKIMVSLKERSLTNEELGTYWKTADQFYWWYHAPIESQAALIEAFDEVAQDAKMVEDCKVWLLKQKQTQHWKTTKATADAVYALLLRGTDLLVADQPVEVALNDQLIQPVKIEAGTGFYEQRRVGGDVNAQLGNISVTKREPGVAWGSVHWQYFEDIDRVTAHADTPLKLTKELYVKRNTDSGPQLQAVGQNDRVANAFVGDELVVRLVLKVDRDMEYVHLKDHRGSGTEPVNVLSGYQYQDGLGYYESTRDTASHFFIDYLRSGTYVFEYSTRVQLKGSYSTGMANVQCMYAPEFNSHSQSIRLEVQ from the coding sequence ATGATGCCACAGTTAGTTGCCGAGGACGGGGATAAGGACAATGATCCGCTGTGGAATGCGGTGCTGGAGGCTTTGGCACAAGGTCAGCCAAAGACTGCGATCGAGCGGCTGGCTCCGATAGCCGCTCGTGCCCAGGCCACTGGCGATGTGGCCGAAAAGATTGTCGTGTTAGCTACTCGAGTCAATCTGGAATCAACCACCAACGAGAGCGCTCCGGATACTCGGCTGAAACGACTGCGAGCCGAGATCGACTCGGCCGAAGCAGCCATGCGGCCGATGCTGGAGCTGATCCAAGCTACCTGGATGTGGGAATTCTTTCAGGAGAATCGTGGGCGGTTTGCGGGTAGGACAGGTGTGGCGGATTCCCATAGCCCTCAAGCCGACGATGCTGACGCCGCGGCTGTTCCTGGGCCCGATGATGATCTGACCACTTGGGATCTGCCTCGCATTTTGAAAGCCGTCGATGGCCAGTTTGCTCGCGCGCTGCGTGAAGCCGAGCAACTCAAGCAGACGCCGGTGGAGCAATACAAATTGTTGCTTACCAAGGGCAGTGTTCCAGCCAAGTATCGTCCCAGCATGTATGACGCAGTGGTCCATCATGCACTGGAGTTCTACTCGGCTGCCGAGCAGGCCGGTTCGCGATCAATCCACGCTTTTGATCTACTGGTTGATAGTCCCGTCTTTGCACCGCTGGAAGAGTTTCTGGCATGGCAACCCGAAGCGGTCGATCGTCGCGCGCCGTTGTTGGTAGCGGTCAAACTGCATCAAGAGCTATTGAAATTTCACAGTGCCGATGAGGATTTGACTGCGCAATTGGAAGCGGATTTTGCACGGCTGCAGTTTGCGAATAATCATGCACAAGGTGGCGACAAGGCCGCTCGCTACGATGCTGCGCTGAGGCATTTTCAGATTGCAGCCAGCGATCATCCTCTGTGGGCACAGGCTCAAGCAAAACGTGCTCAATTGGCTCAAGACGCCGGTCAGTCAGCGGCTGCACACCAACTGGCTAGCGAGGCACTGGATCGCTTCCCCACGACTGTGGGTGGAAACCAATGTTACAACTTGATTCAGGAGATTGAAGCCCGCGAAGCCCAGGTCACTACCGAGCGCGTGTGGAATGATCCTTGGCCGACGATCGATGTCCGTTATCGCAATGTTACCAAAGTTTACTTTCGCATGCTGCCGCTGAATTTCCAGGAATTCGTTACTTCACATCGCTGGCAGCCTGAGAATTTGAATGATGACGACTATCGCCGACTGTTGAACGCCAAGCCGATCAAGGCGTGGTCAGCCGATTTGCCAGCCACTGCGGACTACAAGCTGCACGTCCATTCATTGCCGGTCCCAAAGGATATGCCACTCGGGGCCTATTATCTGCTGTCCAGCCACAATGAAGATTTTTCCGATGCCGACAATCAAGTATGCGTCACCGAGGTTTGGGTTAGCAAGTTGTCGTTAGTCGTCCAAAACAAGCAAGATGATGGCAAAATCGGAGGATATGTATTGGAAGCTGGAAGCGGACTGCCGATTGCTGGAGCCACAATCCAGGCCTGGCAACATGAACCCCGCAATGGCAAGCGAATCGCGCTCACCCCTATCAAGACCGATCGCGACGGGCGATTCGAATTTCCCGTCGATGAGCGCGGACCGGTATGGTTGTGGGCAGAGCATGGGCGCGATCGTCTGAGTTCCACCAATATGCACAGCAACTTCGGTCGTCAGCACGGTTCGCCACTAGTTCAGCAAACTGTGTTTTTTACCGACCGCGCGATCTATCGGCCGGGGCAGACCATTCGGTTCAAGGGCATTTGCTATTCGTTCCAGCACGAAAACGATAAATATGAAACGCTAAGTGGTCAGGATATGACTGTCGCGTTGCTGGATGCGAATCATCAGCCGGTTGAACAGCTACAGCTGCGCAGCAACGACTATGGAAGCTTCAGTGGCAGCTTCACGGCACCTAGAGATCGGCTGACAGGCATGATGACCATTCAAGTCGTCTCGGGATCTCCTGGACAAGCCGCAGTGCGCGTGGAAGAGTACAAGCGGCCCAAGTTTGAAGTTGAATTATCTCCACCCACCGCAGCTCCCAAACTCAACCAGCAGGTAACGGTGGCTGGTAAGGCCACTGCGTACACCGGAGCCAGCACCCTCGGTGCTAGTGTGCAGTGGCGCGTCGTCAGGCAGGTGCGTTATCCAGGTTGGTGGTACTGGAGGATGTGGTGGCTACCGCCGTCGCGCGGCGAGAGCCAGGAGATTGCTCGCGGTAGTGCAGTCACCGACGATAACGGCGAATTTCAACTGCAATTCGTAGCCAAGCCCGATGCGTCGGTAGCCGAAGATTCTCAGGCCACGTTCCAATACGTCGTTCACGCCGATGTTACTGATGGTACCGGCGAGACTCGCTCTACCGAGCGTACCGTGAATGTAGGCTTTATCGCGCTCAGCGCGAATTTGTCAGTTGATGACTGGCAAACGACGGCTGGGCCGGTCGAACTGACCATCAAAACCACGGATTTGGATGGACAAAACCAAGTAGCGGCTGGTCGCATCAAAATTCACGCGCTGCAGCAGCCCGATCAAGTAGCCCGTCCGTCACTGATGCCGCCTTGGCGCGGACACACAGGACGCCGCGGACCGGTGCCTGTCGGGAGCGACGAACGCCCGAAGGAGGATTTGAGCAATCCGGCGAGCTGGCCGTTGGGCGATGTGGCTTTCGAAGCTGATTTTCAGACCGATGCCACAGGCCTGCAGAAGTTGTCGACTGAGCTGGGCGCAGGAATGTACCGAGCGATATTGACCACGCAGGATCGCTTTGGCAAGCCGGTGACCGCCGAATTGCCGCTGGAAGTTTTGGATGTTAACGCCCCACGCTATGCGGCCAGGATTCCTCATCGACTGAGTATCGAAAAGTCATCGGTCCAGCCCGGCCAGACCTTACGTGCTGTATGGGGCAGCGGCTATCAGTCGGCGCGCGCGCTGATAGAAATCGAGCATCGTGGAAAGATGATCCGCAGCTACTGGACCGACGCCAATCGCACTCAAAGTATCATTGAACTACCGATCACCGAAGCCATGCGCGGAGGCGTGACGCTACATGTTACATTTGTGAAACAGAATCGAGCTTATCTGGAAACTCGCAAAATAGATGTGCCCTGGAGCAACAAACAGCTGAAAATCACTTGGGAACGATTTGTATCAAAGCTTGGTCCCGCTCAGCGCGAGACCTGGACGGCTGTCATTCAGGGTCCCGATGCAGAAAAAGCGGTGGCTGAAATGGTCGCCACGTTGTACGACGCTTCGCTGGATGCATTCGCACCGCACGCCTGGATGTCAGGTTTCGGAGTGTTTCGACAGGACTATTCGCACCTAGTGCGTGAGTTTGCCAATCACGCCAAGCTGCTGCAGACATTCCGATATGATTGGAACATTGCATACAAGGATATTGATTGGCGATATTCCGTGCTGGACATCCCCGGTTCGTCCGCGGGGCCGGGTGGCGGCCGATTGGACAGGACGATGCCAATGCTCGGTCATGGAGGAATATCCATGAGAGCCATGAGTGCAGCACCAGAAGCTATGGCCGATTCAAGCCAAGCCGGCATCATCATGCAGAAGTCGGGCGGAGTGGCGAGTTCTGACGCCAACAGCCAAGCTTATGGAGAAGAGCAAGCTGCTGCGGGTACAGGTGGCGACCTGCCCAAGGTTAGTTTGGACGGTATTTCGGTACGCACCAACTTAAACGAGACAGCATTTTTCTTTCCGCACATCGTGTCGGCAGGCGACGGTGTGGTGAGGTTGGAGTTCACGATGCCCGAAGCGCTCACCCGCTGGCGTTTCCTGGGGTTTGCCCATGATCAGCAGCTGCGCGGCGGCTTACTGAGTGATTCTGCGGTAACCAGCAAGGACTTGATGATCCAGCCGAATGCCCCGCGCTTCTTGCGCGAAGGCGACGAAGTTGAAGTGACCGTGAAAGTTACCAACATGTCTCCGACACGGCAGACCGGTAGCGCCGGTCTGAATTTCAATGATCCGCAGACAGGCAATTCGCTCGATGCACAGCTCGGCAATGCAACTGCATCGCAAGAGTTTGATATACCGGCTGGCGGAACGCAGGCTTTGGCTTGGCGCATTCGTGTGCCGGATGGCTTGTCGCTGATAACCTACCGCGCCTTGGCATCTTCCGGGCGGCTCAGTGACGGCGAAGAAGGTTACCTGCCGGTGCTGTCGCGGCGCGTGCTGATAACCGAGTCGTTGCCCCTGCCAATTCGAGGGGCGCAGACCAAACAGTTTCAGTTCCGCCGACTGCTGGATTCGGGAAATTCCAACACTCTCCAGCATCAATCGCTGACAGTCCAAATGGCCTCCAATCCAGCCTGGTATGCCGTGATGTCATTGCCTTACTTGATGACGTATCCACATCAGTGCAGCGAACAGATTTTTAATCGACTGTACGCCAATTCGTTAGCCGGGCACATCGCGGCCAGCGACCCCAAGATCGAGCGCGTCTTTGAGCAGTGGCGCAGATCGGATGCACTGGATAGTCCGTTGACGAAGAATCAAGATTTGAAGTCGACGATGCTGGAAGAATCTCCCTGGGTCCAGCAAGCTCAGTCGGAAAGCCAATCCCGGCGGAATGTCGGCGTATTGTTTGACCGCAATCGCCTGAGTGACGAGACACAGCGAGCGCTGACCGAGTTAGCCGATCGGCAGTTGGCCGATGGACGTTGGGCTTGGTTCCCCGATGGACCTCCCAGCGATTATATTACGCTGTATATCACGACCGGCTTTGGCCGATTGAGACATCTGGGGGTCGCCATCGACTCGACTGCGGCCATTCGTTCGCTCACAGCCTTGGATAACTGGCTGGACCAGCAGCATCGTTTGGCACTTGACGCTATGCAGCGCAAGAAAGACACGCCCAACCCACCGGCCGGTGCAAAGGCTGTTGATCAGCCGGGCAATTTCTTGAACTACACGATCGCCATGTATTTGTATGGTCGGAGTTTCTTTCTGCCCGAGCATCCGATAGCCGCCGAGCATCAAGTGGCCCTCAGATTTTGGCTGGATCAAGCCGAGCGTTATTGGCTACAAATAGGCAGTTTGCAGTCGCAGGCGCATGTGGCACTGGCCTTGAAGCGATTCGGAAAAGGCGATGCGGCGCAGAAGATCATGGTCTCGCTGAAGGAGCGATCGCTGACCAACGAAGAACTGGGTACGTATTGGAAAACGGCCGATCAATTCTATTGGTGGTATCACGCTCCCATCGAATCGCAGGCGGCGCTGATCGAGGCTTTTGATGAAGTTGCTCAAGACGCGAAAATGGTGGAAGATTGCAAAGTCTGGCTGCTCAAGCAAAAGCAGACCCAGCATTGGAAGACCACAAAAGCCACTGCGGATGCCGTGTACGCCTTACTATTGCGCGGGACAGACCTGTTGGTTGCCGATCAGCCAGTCGAAGTAGCCCTCAACGATCAACTGATTCAGCCCGTCAAAATCGAAGCTGGTACCGGATTCTACGAGCAGAGGCGCGTCGGCGGTGACGTGAACGCTCAGTTGGGTAATATCAGCGTCACCAAGCGTGAGCCCGGTGTTGCCTGGGGCAGCGTGCATTGGCAGTACTTTGAAGATATCGATCGCGTGACGGCGCATGCCGACACACCGCTCAAGCTGACCAAAGAATTGTATGTCAAACGCAATACAGATAGTGGACCTCAGCTACAGGCCGTCGGCCAGAATGATCGGGTGGCCAACGCCTTTGTGGGTGACGAATTGGTCGTGCGGTTGGTGCTGAAAGTGGACCGCGACATGGAATATGTTCACCTGAAGGATCATCGCGGCAGCGGCACCGAACCGGTCAACGTGCTGTCGGGCTATCAATATCAGGATGGCCTGGGCTACTACGAATCGACACGCGACACCGCCAGTCACTTCTTCATCGACTACTTGCGCAGCGGCACTTATGTCTTTGAATATTCGACGCGCGTACAGCTCAAGGGCAGCTACTCGACTGGTATGGCCAATGTGCAATGTATGTACGCTCCGGAATTCAACAGCCACAGCCAGAGTATTCGCCTGGAGGTTCAATGA
- a CDS encoding isoprenylcysteine carboxylmethyltransferase family protein, whose product MTVFLVSISIGVYYRLQARSAEKISRKPEGYVLAVALRFAGLFLWSATFGYLIYPPSVGWASLPLPPWIRCLGVVIGGASAFLMYWTLSSLGKNLTDTVVTRRDATLITHGPYRWVRHPFYLTAALLMSSVALLAANWLIGIAGLLVLTLLAIRTPTEEAHLVARFGQQYRDYMDRTGRFWPRRFK is encoded by the coding sequence ATGACGGTCTTTTTGGTGTCGATTTCGATTGGCGTTTACTATCGACTCCAGGCCCGATCGGCTGAAAAAATTTCGCGAAAACCAGAGGGCTATGTGTTGGCTGTCGCGCTGCGGTTCGCAGGATTGTTTCTTTGGTCGGCCACTTTCGGTTATTTGATCTATCCGCCGTCGGTTGGCTGGGCTTCGCTACCGCTGCCACCATGGATTCGTTGCCTTGGAGTTGTTATTGGTGGTGCCAGCGCATTTCTGATGTACTGGACTTTATCCAGTCTTGGAAAGAATTTGACCGATACCGTCGTTACGCGTCGCGATGCCACGTTGATTACTCACGGACCATATCGCTGGGTTCGCCATCCATTCTATTTAACGGCGGCATTGTTGATGAGTTCGGTTGCGTTGCTTGCAGCCAACTGGCTGATTGGAATTGCCGGTTTGTTAGTCTTGACGCTGCTAGCGATCCGGACACCAACTGAAGAAGCACACTTAGTCGCGCGATTCGGTCAGCAATATCGTGACTACATGGACCGCACCGGCCGCTTCTGGCCCAGACGGTTCAAATGA
- a CDS encoding PQQ-binding-like beta-propeller repeat protein: MTTATAADNNWPGFRGPGARGIAEGGHLPDRWSTTENVAWKRDIPGRGWSSPVVWGNQVFLTTVINTGETEEAKKGLYFGGERLKPPETVHQWKVLCLSLDSGEVQWERQVHEGIPSSSMHIKNSFASETAVTDGQRVYFCFGNLGIFCFDLAGNEVWRRDLAAHQTRFGWGPAASPVLHHGRLYLCNDNEEESYLLALDASTGSEVWKKPRDEKSNWSTPYVWSTAGRTEIVTPGTGQVRSYDLDGNILWTLKGMSSITIATPYEADGLLYISSGYVMDNRRPIYAIRPGASGDISLAEGETSNQYIAWSQPQGAPYNPSSLVYDGRLYVLYDRGLMACYNAVTGQELYSKQRLPNGRAFTSSPWAYDGKVFCLNEDGVTFVVQAGDQFKLLHTNPLEEDDMGMATPAIVGNRLLLRTAERMYCIKHAGQ; encoded by the coding sequence ATGACCACGGCCACTGCGGCTGACAATAATTGGCCTGGCTTTCGTGGCCCCGGTGCGCGCGGGATTGCTGAGGGTGGACACTTGCCAGACCGTTGGTCTACGACCGAAAACGTGGCTTGGAAACGCGATATTCCTGGACGCGGTTGGTCGTCGCCTGTAGTGTGGGGCAATCAGGTTTTCTTAACAACAGTGATTAACACCGGAGAAACCGAAGAGGCTAAAAAAGGGCTCTACTTTGGTGGCGAACGTCTCAAGCCACCCGAAACGGTCCATCAATGGAAGGTGCTGTGCCTGAGCCTGGATAGCGGCGAAGTCCAGTGGGAGCGACAGGTTCATGAAGGCATACCGTCTTCCTCGATGCACATTAAAAACAGCTTTGCTTCGGAAACTGCCGTGACGGATGGCCAGCGAGTCTACTTTTGTTTTGGAAACTTGGGAATTTTTTGTTTCGACCTAGCGGGCAATGAAGTCTGGCGGCGCGACTTGGCTGCTCATCAAACTCGCTTTGGATGGGGACCGGCCGCTTCGCCCGTACTTCACCACGGGCGACTTTATTTGTGCAACGACAACGAAGAGGAATCCTATCTGTTGGCTCTGGACGCTAGCACCGGTAGCGAAGTCTGGAAGAAGCCGCGTGACGAAAAGAGCAATTGGTCTACTCCGTATGTCTGGTCGACGGCTGGCCGCACCGAGATCGTTACACCGGGTACCGGTCAAGTCCGCTCCTACGATCTGGACGGCAATATATTGTGGACCCTCAAAGGCATGTCCAGCATCACCATTGCCACTCCCTACGAGGCGGATGGCCTGTTGTATATCAGCTCAGGTTACGTAATGGACAATCGGCGGCCGATCTACGCCATTCGTCCGGGTGCCAGCGGTGACATTTCTTTGGCCGAAGGTGAAACGAGCAATCAATACATCGCTTGGTCGCAGCCCCAGGGGGCACCTTATAACCCCAGTTCGCTGGTCTACGATGGCCGGTTATATGTTCTGTACGATCGCGGGCTAATGGCCTGCTACAATGCAGTGACTGGCCAGGAACTGTACAGCAAACAGCGACTACCCAACGGCCGCGCCTTCACTTCATCGCCTTGGGCTTACGACGGCAAAGTATTTTGCTTGAACGAAGACGGCGTGACATTCGTGGTCCAGGCGGGCGACCAGTTCAAACTGCTGCACACCAACCCTTTGGAAGAAGACGATATGGGCATGGCTACGCCAGCCATTGTCGGTAATCGCCTGTTGCTGCGCACCGCTGAGCGGATGTACTGCATCAAACACGCCGGTCAATAA